Sequence from the Ooceraea biroi isolate clonal line C1 chromosome 5, Obir_v5.4, whole genome shotgun sequence genome:
CTGGAGCTCAGGCTGCACAAACCGCACACTAACGCGCACAACACTTATTGTCAGGTATGACGAACGTGAACTGTtgataacaaaatttttaaataaaaaatttgttaatttaaaataagcTAGAGATAgctaaaattatgcaaatttcgAGGCAAAgaattctaaaattattttttctcaggTTGGTCTCATCGCCATAAATATACTTGGCGAACCGTATGGTCAAGAAATGTCCGGACAAGGTGATGCTCCGTACAATCCGCACTATACCTCGCCTTACGACGATCTGGCGTTCGAGATGTACGTCGATCGAGAAGTGGCCAAAATCATTAGACAGATGGAGGCGAAGAAGCTGCTGGCCGTGGAAGAGGAGAGATTCGAGTACGCGTCCAAGTTGAAGGTGGCAATGGAGAACCTGAAAAAGGCGGGCGAACGCCTGGGCAAATACGAGCTGGAGAAGAAGTACGCGATAGCCCTCGAGGACTACGACAAAGCCAAGGCTAAAAAGGCTCAAGCTCAGCAATACAGGCAGCAGGTCTACCAGTCGCTGGAAATACACAATCTACTCGAGATTCACGGGGTGAGCAGAGCGCGGTGACGAAAAGTCGATGTTAATCTATCAAATTTGTTAATCCAGAAATTATTGATGCAGCCAGTAGAGAAGAACAACCTGTCGGAAGACAAAGAGTCGACGTCTGACACGTGTACCTCAAATGCAGTGGCGTTGCCCGATGACGTGACGTCACCCCCGAGACTGGTCATTCCGCCGAACCGCGATGGTGCCTTGTCGCCCACTGGTCCCGCACATCAGCCACCAGTATCGCCATTACGTCAGAAGACTAACAGTCCTGGTACGATTGGAGAGTAATTAAAGAAGGCGCGACCACTCTAACACGATCTCAATTTTtagaatttacataatttcatGTAACAATGATATCTTTGTGATATTTCCTCCAGAGGTAACCGACAATGCCACTAACGGTATCCTCGAGAGGCAGAGCAACTGCAACAAGGGGTCCCTCAGGCGGAAAACTAAATCGGCGGGCCCAGCTCTTCGCTCAAGCTACGAAGCTTACGAGGAGAGGACCATCCCCGCTCTCAGACAGTAAGAAATCCTCGCATCGAGGAAACACCGTTGTAGTCATCGAAACATGATATGTAAAAGTTCACCGACATTCATTTTCAGTTCGCACACGAACGAGTTTACGAGGGAATGCCACTTGGACAATGCAGAGAcgaaagtcacttcgaaactCAACGATCGGGAGAAGAAACAGGCCGCTTTGCCCATCGCGGTCTTCGGAATGGACATGGTAATGAAATCGTTGAAACATTACTTAAAGGCGAATTACAACGATTGCGTGCACGCAGGTGGAGAAGTTCTACTCGAAGCAGTTCACGGACAAGGAAGAAGGACTGCTGCAACTGAAGGAGGAGCTGAAGACCTTCGATCAGCAGGTGTCGAAACATTCCCCGAATAAAACAGCCAGGGCAGCTATTCTGCTGTTGCACAGGGCGCTCAGGGACAAGGTCTTCAGCGTGTACAGCTTGGCCGCGCAGCTCATCAGGCTCTTCTTCTCCGAGTTCGCCGCGGACAGGTAAGCTCATCTTCTTAACACATTCGCAGCCGGTGATTCTGACGCGAGAGCCTTAGCTGGACGCCGCCTACAATTTCCAAGCGTCCATAGCTGAACGCTTTGTACTATAGATAGCTATAGATTTTAAAACGACGTAGAACTACGTCGCCAATGCGTAATGCgtgatgaataaaaaaatatgttgccGTTTCCATCCAACTCCAACTTTTCATTTAACGACAAATCCTCCAGGGTGTCTTCGGCGGAGATAGCCAGAAGCGTCGAGCGCCTGCTGCCGGAACTCCTGACGAAATCCGGAGACACCTCGCCAAGGATACACAACATGGCAGTGCACACGATTCTGAGCATGGCAGATTGCAAGTGCGTGCGGGAGTTGCACATTATCCCGGTGCACCTGACCAGACCAGTGAACAGCAGCACGCATCAGAGGCAGGCGCTAAGCCAACTGGAGATGGTGGAGCAGCTGATACTGAGCCACGGCATCTCCACCGAGAAACAAAGGTGATTCTGAACGATATCTTCAGAGTGCACGCACGAGAACGACTCGCATGAGAATTACCAGACGTTTTGAGGAAACGGGGACCTCTGCCATCGAAGCGCGGTCTTTCCCTGCCCATCCAGTCGATCCGCAGAGGTCCTTCCTCAAGATCGACTCTGGATTATTAACACGCAATTACTCTGATAAGGTATTGTAATTGTTGTAGCGGACTGACGTGTCGGACGTTATCCGAATTAGGTTCTTCCGGTCTGCACCATTCGGCCGAGGCGGTGCGGAAGGTCTCCGAGAGGATCCTCGTGCTGGTGTACAAGGTGAACCCGCGGCTGGTGCGAAAGCAATTGCCACCTGACGACGACATAACACGACGGAATCTGCTGTATCGTCAGCTCTTCCACGAGTTTGATCGGATCGATCTTCAGGTAGGTGCATGGGCGTCCGCAGGATTTTTTCAGGGGGGAGGGGCATGATTCAAAATATTACTTCcagaattaaaatacttataatttaaaatttatacactTTTTGGTAGTAAACCTTTTTGGTTGGTAATGCTTTCTCACCGCGACAAGGTAGATGCTGTAAGCGTGCGTTACGTTTGCAATCCggcatcttttttctttatttcaaggaagaacaaatttaattgtttgctgATTCCAGGGGGGGGCAAATGCTCAGTCTTGCCTCCCCCTGTGAGCGTCCATGGGTAGGTGAACACACCTGATCGCATTAAACCTCACGTTGGCGATCTCGATCGCAAGTTCACGATCATGCAAACGATTgcagagaaagaaggaagccGAGTCCACCCATAAAGCGACAACGACCCCGACGCGAAATAAATCTACGGAAAATAATGTTGTTAATTCAACCAAGTCGCCCTCGAGGTCGAGTCCGGTCGTGAGCACCGGCAGTTCAACGAGTATCACGTCTCCGTCCGAGAACAGCACCGATTACAAGGGGGATAAGTAAGTGAccacgcgaattaattaatcaatcgcATTGTCAACGGGGAGTTATTCTGACGCTTGTCTCGTTTGTCAGAATGTGCATATTTTGCCTGTCGAAGGGTCAAGTATATTCGGAAGAGGGTCTGAACATACATTATTGGAGGACCTGTCCTATGTTAACGAAGTGCGAAGCGTGTAAGCAAGTCGTAGAAATTTCCTACTtgaatcttcatttattaagTAAGTATCACATTTAATACAATTcagttacatttaatattggggaaaaaatatttaaaaaatatgtgcGAGACGAAAGTAATGATTTTTTTACACACAACTcgcatttcttaaattttacatcttatattttatgaatgtttCTTTACAGATGAATGCGACATGAGAAGTAATTACGTAAAATGCGATACGTGTAAACAGGCGGTGCATGAGAATGCATTCGAGACTCACGCACAAGATAAGAAGTGCACAAGTATGCGAACGCATTGCCTCATTATTCCGATATCACTTACGATATAattagcataattatttaaatacctgGAAAATTTAACTCTTTATTCTAATTTTAGAACCCATCGAGGGATACGAGCGTTGTCCCCTCTGTTCGGCTTTGGTGAATCAAAATAAGTGGAGGGAACATCTCATGGGAGAACATCCGTGTATAAATAATCCACGAAGCAAGGGTGGAAAAAATTGTAAGTCTTAATAAACCtgtaatttaaaaagagaGCAATTATTTAAGCCAGtcatgattaatataaaatgatgcTTCTGCTCCGGTTAATGAAAATATGAGGTATTCATTAGACGTCGAGTGGCTTTATACTACACGAAGCGCGTTACGCGAGTCTCAGATTTGTGCGTCGCGGAACAGGAATTAACAGGAGCACAAGAGGTGACCGGAGGTCGCACGAAGTAATGACATGAAGTTAGCTGTTCAATTtggatttcatttaaatttcaatttaaatttaaattgagtTTTAACTAAGAAGATTCTAACTAAAATGACAAATGTCGCCAGCGATTTGGGAGTAGCGTGAATCTTAAAGTGCGGTTTCGTTCCGGATACACCggaatattgtacaataattatcatatatattgtaaaacaagcttttGTAATATAACCATTCGCGGTATATTCTCGTTATAAAAAGCAAGCATATCGACACAATTCATTCTAAAACTTATCTCTATGATTCCAGGTTCGAAATCGCAGTCTACTAACTCGCAAAATCTCAGCGGCAAATTAACGTCGCCGACAGGCAGGGATTACTAGCATCAGGCGTCAACCTCGCAGCCGACGGAGGGACCCGACGAAACTTAGGAggattttgatttaatttattttatagtttatatatatgttacgaGCTGTCCAGCGTTTTTCATGTTTGTACctatatttaaatgatttttatagcAGAACCCGTCCTTTATTCGTAGCGGCCCATGTTGCGAGTATTTTTAATCGTAAGTTGGGGCAAGAGATCCTAGCATTTAaggagaaatgaaaaataggcGATACGCTGTCGAGCGAGTTCGTATGGTGACAGAAGGAGGCACGAGATATTGTTAACAAGAGTTGTCCACTCTCTCTATCGTTATCGTATTGATACTAGGGCATTTGCGAGGGGGGCTAcatcaattattaaaagtagTGATGTCAAATGCGTTGCGGGAGCATCAGTCATTTGAAGATTAACGATTCCTCTGCATCCGGCCACGTTTGTAACGGAGTTTGTACTATACTACGGCGAGATGCGTAAGATAGACATTAAGGAATGCTCCTCTTCATCGCTCAAAAACGATATTAAGCAACGCatgtaatttcataaaatagtTACTTCTCATAGAGAATGGGCAGTAAAAATGATCATTTTATCATCCTTCCACTGTCAATGTTTTTATCCTAAAAAAAACGATCGTGTTCTTTATTCAAGTTGATGGTAGTACAATTTATCAACACAATGATATTACCAATATCAATGCTTAATCTTCTAGATCGGATAAGATCTAAATcccgataaataaaaaatataatttaagtattacACTCGTAGCGCACAGTAAGCATAACGTGGATCAGAgtttaaaaaaagttacaaaatcTCAGGATTTTGTATGATTACGTCGTGATGTCCGAGTTCGTTGTTTCGACCGTTGCTTCCGCGTCGTCAAACTTTTCTACGCCGTCGCCGTTCTCCACCGCGGCTTTCTCCGGGTCCTGAAtttcgttgtcgtcgttgttcGCGTCCTCGGCTAATGCGGCCGCGCGATTTTCCTCGAACTTGTTTTTCTCTGCAGCAGAATATCACGTAGCGTGAGTAAACGACCGTGTCCTCCCGCGATACGATACGAGGTACGATACCGTATTTACGTTCCACCTACCAAATTTAGAGCAATCCGCGCCCAGAAGTCGCAGATAGTGAATCGCGTCGCAAGTAGGCACGTACGCCCTGAGAGACATTATACCTCTCCACCCCACCAGCTGGAGATCCAGCGGGTTTAGATTGTCAGTCTTCTCTTCTTTGTATAACAGTATACAACTTCCGATCgcttaaatgaaatatatttttcaagcaaCACTTGTGCatattgtatgtatgtatgtaaggCTAAACATCATTATTCACTAGCATTTACCGAAATCCTTCAGGCGTTCCTGGGTATCTGGACTGAGTTTCACGATTTCAGGTGGCGTGTGCGGATCGTCGTTCTGCAGGAGCATTATCAAGTCCTCCTTCGACACCAGGACCTTCCTACTGTCGCTCACGTAGTGCAAGATACTCTGCATTCCCTCCTGAGCGAGCCTAAAGGCGCACTTCATGTTCCTATTGTCGCACCGCACGAAAGTCTTGACGCCGGTGTTGATCATTTTGACTTTGTCCACGTTAGACGTTACTAAATCACGAATCGCCGGTGACGTGAAGTAgatattcttcttctttccctCGTGACATCTTACCAGCAGACATCGCGGGTTCAAGTCGTTGCTTATGCCGTAGAAGTCTCTGAAAGCACGTTGGCCAACATGAAAACAATTTacttaaacaaatatttatataagaaataatggtGAATTAAGCAGTGAAAGGGAAAGCTCACTTGATAGACTGCCATACATCTTCCGTTTCATCCTTGAAGAAGACGAACGGGTCCTCCCTGTAACCGGCGATCCTTCTCCGCTTCCTTTGTGACTCGCGCAATTTATTCTCCTCTTCTAACGTTCTTTTCTTGCTCTCCGAAAGCCTCGCGTCTCGTGCAGTTTCGTCCTCAAGCCTCGGTCCGTCTTCAAGTTTTGCTTCGTCTTCCTTCTCGTTGTCACCTGAACTCTGGACACTCTGACTTAACGCAGAAGCTTCGCTTTCCCACGGCAGCGACTTGACCTTTTCCAGCACAGCGACGAAGAAGCCGCCGGTATCTTGATGATGCGGCAATATCCTCATGCTACAATACAATTGACGAATGAGAACACAGTTTAGTTTAGGTATGATGCAACGCGTCAGCTGATTCGCTCTGTATTTACCAGCGCTCGAGATGAAACTTGGAAGCTTCCTGTGCGTTCGGAGGGAACATCTTCGGCCTTACTTGCGTCTGCCACTGCTCCGGAACGTCGTCCCACGTGTCGTAGTGTTGCAAATTTTTCGACGCCGGTTTCCAGTGCGCGACACCTGTGTGCAAAATATGATGTTTTATGGAAATCTTGTCGGAACGTTCGACATATCGCTCTTCTTCGAAACTAACCAGGATCGCATATCAATCCCGGTACCAAATCCCTGCAGTCAATCAGCTGTACGGAGTCCCCGGTCTCGCAGAGAAGCCTGTGAAGCACTGCTTCATTCTCGATGGGATTTAACGAACACGTGGAGTATACCATCCTCCCGCCAACCGCCAGCATTTCCAAGCCACGCTTCGCTATTCTGTACTGGATTCTTTAAAAGaaagtgaaaattaatatttcccttacatcattatttgatacataaaacttaaaaCAGATCACACTGTTCGTACCCATGCAGATTACTGCCATTAGCAGGGCTCCATTTGCACCATATGTCTGGATTCTTTCGCATAGTACCGTCGCCACTGCATGGAACGTCCGCGAGGATCCTGTCGAATCTATCAGAAAACAAAAGGTCAACCGGAAAATTCTTGACGAGAAGGCAATCAGGATGACGTCGAGCTACCTACTTTAATATGCCTTTTGTACCATCCGGTTTCGTGATCGTGAAGTTCGGCATAATCGACGAGTCGTGGTTCGTGATAAGAATGTTCGGGCTGTTGAGCCTCTTCGCTTGGTGCACCAACATGTAGCAGCGATTGTTGTCGAGATCGTTGGCTATCACGAAACCCTCTGGAATTGAATTTGAATATCGGAGTACGCGCGATGGATGTTTCTTGCGGCACTTTTAATTTGTAACCTACCTGGTGGAATGTTTCCCTCGTCCGCGTGTATCATTTCTATGAGTTGCGCCGTCTTCGAGCCCGGTGCCGCACACATATCGAGAACCTGCGAAATTTACTGCATGCTTTACTCCGTCGAAATTTTCTGCCTTATAGAATAGAGTCCGACGGGGCTTCAAGGGGAGTACCTTGTGCGAAGGTTTCACATCCAGGACTAAAGGAGGAACCATACTGACTACCTCCTGCCTGCTGATGCTGCCGTTATTCGTTTCGGCGATGAGGAAATTGTGCAGCCTGAAATAAGCTTCCGAACGCCTGATGTCCTTTCTAGTTAACTGCAGCTGCCAAGCCAGCTCCTCCGGATAAAAGGGCAAGCTGTGTAATATCTGCTTGGATTCGCTGGAATCTTCCTTATCGCTATCTAGATTCGCATTCAAGATCTCTTTAAAGAAGTCGCTCTTGATTATCTCCAGCAGAGCCTTAGCTTCAGCCTTCGAACCGGTAATACGGAAAGCAACCGGCAAGTTAGTCCTCATAGTGCTGAGAAACGCGTCCCAACGATCCTCCGGCACTATCCCTTGCGTTTTGTAATAATGCTCAAAGTCCTTGTTCTCCCTGACAATATCCGCATAGCTTCTTTGAGATGGATTATTCCATTCATCTTTTTTCTAGAGAAAAAGAGTAATGATACTTGAAAGCTGTAcagatatataacataaaaaccTAAACTGCAGGATAACCTGTCGTAAATATAACCTCTCGTAACACTCGCATCTTtcatttagtgaaaaattgtACCTTCTGCTTCTCGCGACGCTTCTCGGCGAAGTTCTTTTTTGGTTTATTCTTCCGCCCTTTGCCCATTTGTCCTAAAAATACGTACTTTTAGCTAGTGTAAACTAATAATCGTGCACGATGCAATTGGCACGTGCCTCGACGTCCTGCGTGCCCGTCAGAATTCGGAAATCGTGGATTATCAGGGCTGTTATCTTGTACGATGTGCAACAGATGACGCTACCGGTACCGTTTAGTATCTAGCtagtatatcttttttaaataattattttgagagctgatttatgcattttttaacaaaaataaattaccagatttatatatagtaaattttaattaaaacaaatatacatacaattctattaattattatatgtacgcCATTATTACATCATTAACAAATAATCTCGTGTAGGCAACTCGATATTTAAACATCCAATCTACAAACTGAGAAATAATCCCAGAAATATTCATCAGTTGCAACAACAATCATGATTAATGATCCGAAATCAGTAGTTCGCACGCGTCGTTCATCGCCGTGCcataatattttctacaattaaaaaagtgcagaataaaaatcaaCTTTCATCAGGATCGACGTTAATCGATGTTGCCGCAACCAGCCAAAATATTGTCCATATTCtagaaattctttatatacaaaattacaGTGTGCCGCTTTCGCGCCGTTAAAGGACTAGGCCTTGATAAGAAAGTCCATCAGAATCCGGCGACTCCATTCTATTCCTCAAGTGTTCCAACGTGTTCGCTAAGTGCTTCTGTATCTGCTCCGTCTCCTCGCTGGCTTCTAGATTGGGAAGCTCCTCCCGTATCTTCGCGATCACCTGGTTCAGTATCAGCACGGTCACCTGAAAACgggaaaggagaaaagaaatgaaaaaaaaagaaattcagaCGAGATTAAAtcggaaaattaaattatgttactCCGTAATCGGACTCACGGCTGTGTTTCCCTTCTCGTAGAAGTAAATGTAATGGTTCAGCAGCTCCACGTACAGCTGCACCTGCACCGACGTGTCCATGCACTGGCTCGCTATTCTGATGCCTTTCTTCAAGCAGTCCAACACTTTGCCACCTTCCTGCATCTGGAATTGTACGTTTCTCATGATTTCTCTTCTCACACGGCGTGAAAGTCGACGGGCGAGGTTTAAGGACGTACCTCTTTCCCGGCCGTGGCCAAGGATTTCCCCGACCAGAATATGTGCGAGCAAGTAGCGACTCCTCGACACTGGTCGGGCTTCCTCAACAACTTGCTGGCGTATAGGGCGCACTGATTCCGCACCGGCTCCGCATTCTCCTCGCCGAAGCAGCTCATTTGCTCAAACGTGGCGATGATCAGGGTGATCGCGGCGAGCTGCGCCTTCGAGTCGCTAATCTCGTCCTCGTATATCGAGAACGCCTGGCTCATGAATTCGTAAGCAACCATCTCGAAGTTGTCGAAGCGGATCTcgccgatcgcgatcgcgcccTGCAGGAACAGCCTTAGCGGCAGCTCGGCAAGCTCGGCCTTCATCAGCGCGGTGATGGTCGTGTGACAGAACTGGAAAATCTTTTGACACTTCTTTTGCCACATCTCGTCCTGTGAAATCAGAAGAGAAGCTTTCGGTCATCTTATTCGACAATCTTGTCTACACACTCTAGAAAAGTCTACACACACCTGGTCTTTCAGCGCTTTGTACGTAAAGGCCAGCTGATAACTTTGGAAAACGATGGGCGGTAAGGTGTACTTTATCCTCTTGTTACCGCCAGTGCTGAAGTGCTTCCTCGCAGCGCTCAGTATCATGTACTGCTGATCCGGCGTTTCCGATTTGAAGTGATGTATCAGCCTGCCGAGCAGTCCCTGCTCCTCCGCGAAATCTTCGGGATCCTCCTCTATGTTGGGTTGATCCGGCTGGTCCTGCACTAAGGGGGACACCATAGAGAGCACCGCGTCTACCTGCTCCTGCGCCGGTATCAACGTTTCGTTCTCCAGAATGttcgttattatataaatggcGAGCGACTTTCTGCCCTCGTAATCGAAATAATCCAACAGTGGCGCGTAGTGCTCGAGCTTTAGTACGATTAATATGTTTTTGTAATTGTCCACAGGGATTTTCATTAATCTCACTAACTCTCTCGAGACGGCACTGTTGTACTCGAGTCTGAAAGAGAAACGAATGTTAATGTGTAcgatgtatattaaaattacgttaattTATGTGCTCACTTGTCGACATTCTGCTTCTGGAATATTTGAACTGTCGTGAACAGAACTTTATCTACGTAATCCACTCGATCGGGGTAGCATTTGTGCGCTAAGTTTATGAGGGCTACTTGGAGGGACACGATATCTTCAGGCGGCATGTCTTGCCTCGTCTGTAACAgagaattttacataaatttaatataaaaatctagatATAATCAAGTCTCGTGCGACAGGAAAGTTTTTCGCGTCATTCTCAGACTTAAACTAGATAAAGTAAGGAATTCTCTGGTATCGAAGATCATGGAGTAATTCAGGCATCGTGTAGTATCCAAATCATCATCGAATGACTACTCTCACATGtgtttaataaagaaaatctcTATAACAAATACCTGAATAATAGTTGCGATTTGATCACTGAACACGTCGAAGAGCTTGACGTCCTGTGGAATTCCCGGCACTTGACTGGGGCTACCCGGACCTCCTACACCGTCGGACCGTTGGCTGAAAGCTGCCAGTCGATCAATtaacgatataattatatttttaacattcactCCGTTCTGTAACTCCGCGCAGGACTTCAGAAATGCGTTTAACGTTTGCAGGTGGAACTCGTCTGGGAAAACCTGTGGCCAGATACGTTGACGTTAGTACTCGCCCTTtgcttgaataaaaaaataacatcttCAAGGAACGTACTTGTATTATACACTCCATGAGATATTCCTGCGCGATTGCGTCTCTGCAGCTGACCACTTGCTCCAAGATCCCCGGCAACACGAGCTACGAACAGTAGTTTTCGTGGTAACGCTCGAGACAAACCTGGCGGATTAGAATGAAGGAATCGCAATAAGTGTACCTTCTTGTATTTATCTAACGTTACAGATTCCAGCTGACTGAGCCGCACGAGATTCGTTCCCACTAGAATTCTaagctcctctctctccctctccctcctctccctATCCCTGCTGTGACCCTGATGCTGCATGCGTACCCATAACTTATTCATCTCTGCAAAATTCATCAGAACAAAATCTATGCTGTCACGAACCTGAAAATGAAGTTTCGGGTGTAATGATGCGTTGCGTACGGATAATTTCGCGTGACTACGTGATACGTACGGTtccgtcctcgtcgtcgcccTCGGCAACGTCCGGTAAGATGTTCCTCGTGCATTGCAACAGATAATTTCTCAGGAAGAGACCGCGCAGGGGATGCTGCACACCCCTGCACATCTCCACGAGGTCTCGCAGTAAATCCCTCTTTAATCCCGGGGTAGTTTTGATGTAAACCAAACCGACGGTGATCAGCAAGTAGCTGCAACATTGATCAGATTATTGCACTTTTTTCATTCAGAAAACTGCATCGCAAGGTCATCACGCTGCGACACGCACAGCCTGGGCACGATATTGCCGACATACTGCACCAGCTCGTAGAGATCCGTGACTTTCCTCCCTTTTTGAAATTCATCCAGCAGGTAAAGCTCCAAGTGCCGCAGTTCATCAGTGATTGCCATGTCTAATGATCgtcataagaaatatttacaagCACGCATCACGCAAAGCCAGTGTTTGCAGATTAATTCTCGGATTAACTGAAATTTAAGTTTCCgactaaaattatattattgataagGATACACAATTCGTAGTAGCTCTTTGGACTGAGAAGCGAAGTTCTGAGCTCGCCCAGCATGGTAGAGGCGTGTTTCAGCGCGTCCATCAGCTTGGACTTGTCCAGGCAGTGCTTCATCTGGAATGCCTGAACTTTTACGACGCCGATCGCATCCTCCAACAGCTTCTCTTGCTCCTCCATCCCCGTTATGGCAGGCGTCATTGGCTGCGAGAAAAACAGAGATACCTACCAGGAACACCGGGTAGTACCAGATAAGCCGTCTAATACAAGCATGCACTACAGATGCTTAAGCTGGGAATTACATCAATCGGGAATACAAAACAAGCAATAATCTGCTCGTTAATTCAGAACAGACACTGAGAAGCAAATGTGACCCTTGAAGCAGCACTATTTAACAATGCTTATTCCAGTGCTATTTGTGTGATACATTTGCACATATACACGTCTACAACTAATTGTATGACGGCACTTTAAATTGCACTAAAatctgattatttattaaaaaataattcttttaatcaAAAAGGTCGCGCCTACAGAAAGGTTATATTCGAGTTTacgtgataaaattttaatgaaattatatgaatCATGCTTTGTactttttgcgatttatataaattccaAGTTTTTCTTGAACTAAAAAAATGAGCATGATATTTCCACCGTTGTCCTCAGAAGATCTGCACGAAACAATTTTCCAGCCTCTCGTGACAGATAACCTTCACGACGCCGCAGGCTAATTTCCCATGCGATAATTAGCGCGATACGGCGTCGAGCCCAGGGGAAAATACTCATTCACGCCAGCGAAACAGCGAAACTGCGAAACATGCCTCCCAGATTTGCTCAATTCTTACCATCTTTTTGAAAAATCGACACAATTATTCGTCGCAACTCGGACACTCTGACAAGACACCCAGATACGCCCGACTCCGCCAGAGTTCCGACAAACAACCGCTCATTGGCGCGCCGAGCACACACTTGTACGATGTGCCATGTGTCTAATCAGAAGATAAATCGCCCTGTGATAAGAACGCCATGAGACTGTCTCTTTAatctttcaaatttttatgttttataatttgaatattaactaattaaattttcataccTCCAATGTAGTTTATAATGTAGATTTTGTACTTCTAATGTAGACCAATACTGGTCCACC
This genomic interval carries:
- the LOC105287624 gene encoding tRNA (cytosine(34)-C(5))-methyltransferase, with product MGKGRKNKPKKNFAEKRREKQKKKDEWNNPSQRSYADIVRENKDFEHYYKTQGIVPEDRWDAFLSTMRTNLPVAFRITGSKAEAKALLEIIKSDFFKEILNANLDSDKEDSSESKQILHSLPFYPEELAWQLQLTRKDIRRSEAYFRLHNFLIAETNNGSISRQEVVSMVPPLVLDVKPSHKVLDMCAAPGSKTAQLIEMIHADEGNIPPEGFVIANDLDNNRCYMLVHQAKRLNSPNILITNHDSSIMPNFTITKPDGTKGILKFDRILADVPCSGDGTMRKNPDIWCKWSPANGSNLHGIQYRIAKRGLEMLAVGGRMVYSTCSLNPIENEAVLHRLLCETGDSVQLIDCRDLVPGLICDPGVAHWKPASKNLQHYDTWDDVPEQWQTQVRPKMFPPNAQEASKFHLERCMRILPHHQDTGGFFVAVLEKVKSLPWESEASALSQSVQSSGDNEKEDEAKLEDGPRLEDETARDARLSESKKRTLEEENKLRESQRKRRRIAGYREDPFVFFKDETEDVWQSIKDFYGISNDLNPRCLLVRCHEGKKKNIYFTSPAIRDLVTSNVDKVKMINTGVKTFVRCDNRNMKCAFRLAQEGMQSILHYVSDSRKVLVSKEDLIMLLQNDDPHTPPEIVKLSPDTQERLKDFAIGSCILLYKEEKTDNLNPLDLQLVGWRGIMSLRAYVPTCDAIHYLRLLGADCSKFEKNKFEENRAAALAEDANNDDNEIQDPEKAAVENGDGVEKFDDAEATVETTNSDITT